The bacterium HR17 genomic interval GCATCCTTGCGCGGCATCGCTAAAGAACTCGGGCGCGAGTGCGCGGCGATCGTTGTCTCGGATTACGCAAAGGGGGTTGTCACGGCAGGGTTGTGCGCTGGGCTGCGGGACCTTCGTGGGCAAACGCTGTTATGTGCCGGACCGAAACCCGCCAACATCGCGCACTTTCGCGGGTTTGACTTTTTGAGCCTGAACCGCAGCGAAGCCCTGGCGTCTGTGACCGCCGCCCGCACCGTTCCCGAAGCAGGGCGTGAGCTCTCCGCTCGCTTGGAGGTTCGCGGCTTGGTCATCACCCTCGGTGGCGACGGATGTGCGTTGTTCAGTGAAGGCGAGGAGATCGCACATTTGCCCGCCTTACGGGTGCAGGTTTACGATGTAGCGGGAGCAGGGGATACTTTTTTGGCGGCGCTGACGCTGGCGCTCTTGGCGGGCGCACCATTTGTGAGCGCCGCGCAAATCGCGACGGTCGCCTCCGCTGCCGTCGTGCGCAAAAGTGGCGTGGCTACCACAACGCCAGAGGAGATGGTGGTGTTGTTGTAAACGCCCCACACGGAGGGCAGGGTGCAATGGTCACTGACCGCGATGCTTGGTATGTGCTGCTGGTCAGCATGGGGCTGTTCCTCCTCCTCGCTCTCGGTATGGGAGCGGTCGCTGTGGGGTGGATATGGTTGCAACGCACGACGGGCGAACCGATTGTTTTGTCCCTTGACCG includes:
- the rfaE_2 gene encoding D-beta-D-heptose 7-phosphate kinase, which gives rise to MEPLTRERLLELAAQWRGQRILVVGDLMLDEYILGTAERISPEAPVPVIMCERRTYGAGGAANTAMNLLALGAQVSVCGIVGSDWAGERLRTLLTEQGADTTGVLTDPSRPTTVKTRIVAQSQQVARVDVESRTPLNGSLEASLRGIAKELGRECAAIVVSDYAKGVVTAGLCAGLRDLRGQTLLCAGPKPANIAHFRGFDFLSLNRSEALASVTAARTVPEAGRELSARLEVRGLVITLGGDGCALFSEGEEIAHLPALRVQVYDVAGAGDTFLAALTLALLAGAPFVSAAQIATVASAAVVRKSGVATTTPEEMVVLL